In Kangiella koreensis DSM 16069, the DNA window AGCTCAAACTGCTGCTCAGTTAATTGAAGACCGCCCATCGCCTTTAACTCTTCTTTTACAGATGGACTTAATTCTTGCCAGGCAAGGTCAAAAGAACCCTGAATCATTTCCTTTGTGGCACTTTCATCCAATAGCGTTTCTATATAAGCACGATTCAAACTAACAGCCCCATCAATCCCAGCTTCAGACAAGCCTGAAGCTGACAATATAGCTCTAGCCTGAGCTAACGAAATGTCCATACCACTGATTCCTGGTCCTGCCATTAGCACGGAATAAGCAACGTCTTGGTTATTTGCTGCAACTATAGGAGCAATAAGTCCGCCCTCACTGTGTCCGATCAAGCCAATTCGTTTGGCATCAATAAACTGTTGGCTTTGCAAAAACTTTAAGCCTGCCTCAACATCTGTTGAGAAATCCAGACTAGTCGCTTGGCTAAAGTCACCAGTGGACTCTCCGACACCTCTGTCATCAAATCTCAACACTGCAATCCCCTGACGTGTCAGATGATCAGCCAACACTAAAAATGGCTTATGTCCCATAATCATTTGGTTACGATCTTGAGGACCTGATCCAGAAATTAAAATCGCCGCTGGGAATGGCCCCTTGCCTTGAGGGATAGTCAAGGTACCCGCTAAAGTAATACCGGCTTCAGTGTTTGGGTAAGACACCTCCTGCGACTTATAAGGATATGGCTTTTTAGGCTCCTGAGGTCTTTGCGGTACTTTTAGCTCTTGATTCTTCTTTAAGACCAGCGGAAAATTATGACCCTGAACCCAGCTTCCCTCTATAGATTTTCCATCAGAACTTAATTTTCCTTCAAAAAAGCCTTGAGCAATAGCAACCTCAAGTCTCACCACATTATTATTAAAATCTACCTTTGATACCTGGATACCACTCGCACCTTGATCAGGACTATCCATAGTAGCGGTATATTCATTATTGTTTTCTTGTTTGATATGGAAGACCAAACTCATTGGAGTACCTTGAATATCCAAAGTCCCCGACCAATCACCTACAATAGATTCTTTAGCCAGTAGCGCTTTAGATCCCAACATGGTTAATAAAATAATTGTCATTAATACTTTATACGTACGTCTCATCAGGTCCTCCGGATGAATTGTTTAGGTCCTAAAGTAATCATCTAGGACATTTTTTAAGCACACCAATCCCGTTAAGCCATATTTTTTGATGACTCTATATTGGTAGCTTTCTATTAGGTATAACGCTAAAGCGTCAAGAAAATTCCTCTGAAGCTTAGTGCTTAAGCTTCAGATTTAAGAATGAATACTTCTTCAACAGGGACTTTAAAGTACTCCGCAATTTTAAGGGCTATAATGGTTGAAGGAACGAATTTTCCAACCTCAATGGTGCTGATGGTTTTTCTTGAAACACCAATTGCTTCGGCTAATTCACCCTGGCTCATTCGATGCTCAGCTCTAAACACACGGATTCTATTATCGAGTTCGGGATGCATAATCTACTCCTCCATGTTTTCCAGATCATCCTCACGAGTAAGCCAGAAGAAGCTGAGGCTAGCAGAAAGAACTGCAATGGCAAATAATGAAGTAAAGTAGAACCTTAAGGGCAGTTCCAGCAGCTCAAGTCGAGAGGAGAAACTTAATAATATTGTGATGCTTAATGTTGTCACTATCCAACCATTCTTGAAACTTACTAGCATTGCCCCCGACACAAAACCTTCTGGTTCCTTTGGTCCAATAAGTTGTCCACCGAGTTTTTGTTTTAGGGCGGGCCACATCGCAACCAGGGTGACTGCCATAGTAATGACGACCCCTCCCATGGTAATCATATCCAGTACATTGTTGAGTGTACCCTTAGGAGTTAACTCTTCTGCAATGATGAATAAATAGGTAATACCACATAGCAGCATGCCCCAGGCAACACCTCGTTGCATCCTATCGACCGTTTCCGCACAGTTATTTTGTTTCATTGATCATTTCTCCATAATGTTGAATTGAAAGTGTCAAAAGGATAATCAAGCAACCCTTTTTGATACCCATAGGTGTCATTATGGTAATTTTGACGCCCAAGTCAAGTATTTTTCATTGCTCATAAAAAAACCCAGCTTTTAAAGCTGGGTTCTGAGGTTACAGATTACGGCTGATGATAATGGTCGCCTATTTCGAATGGTTTTTCTCTATTAACACTTTCTCATCCTTAATAAACTGCTCTATTTGATCTTCCAGGACACTTAATGGAATTGAGCCATTGGCTAACACAGCATCATGGAATTTGCGGAGATCAAAGTCTGACCCCAACTCTTTCTCGGCTTTTGCTCGCAATTCCAGAATTTTCAGCTCGCCCAACTTATAAGACAGTGCTTGCGCCGGCCAGCTGATATAGCGGTCTATTTCGGTGCGCACATTATGAGTTGAAAGCGCGGTATTTTCTTCCATCATTTTGATGGCTTGTTCACGTGTCCAGCCTTTAGTGTGCATACCGGTATCAACAACTAGGCGTATTGCACGCCACATTTCATAGGTTAAACGCCCGAAATTGCTATAGGGATCTTGGTAAAAGCCAGCTTCAAGTCCTAACTTTTCGCTGTATAAACCCCACCCTTCGCCAAAAGCTGAAATATAAGTGTTCTGGCGGAAGCTTGGTAAGTGCTCGAGCTCTTTAGCTAATGCGGTTTGTAAATGGTGTCCCGGCACAGCTTCATGCAAGGTTAGCGCTTCAAGGTTATACAAAGGACGCTTATCCAATGCATAAGTGTTCACCCAGTATTCGCCTGCGCGAGTGCTGTCTAGAGGCGCGCCAGAATAACGGCCGGTAGTATATTTTGGTGCAATCGCTTCTGGCACTGGT includes these proteins:
- a CDS encoding helix-turn-helix transcriptional regulator yields the protein MHPELDNRIRVFRAEHRMSQGELAEAIGVSRKTISTIEVGKFVPSTIIALKIAEYFKVPVEEVFILKSEA
- a CDS encoding alpha/beta hydrolase family protein — protein: MRRTYKVLMTIILLTMLGSKALLAKESIVGDWSGTLDIQGTPMSLVFHIKQENNNEYTATMDSPDQGASGIQVSKVDFNNNVVRLEVAIAQGFFEGKLSSDGKSIEGSWVQGHNFPLVLKKNQELKVPQRPQEPKKPYPYKSQEVSYPNTEAGITLAGTLTIPQGKGPFPAAILISGSGPQDRNQMIMGHKPFLVLADHLTRQGIAVLRFDDRGVGESTGDFSQATSLDFSTDVEAGLKFLQSQQFIDAKRIGLIGHSEGGLIAPIVAANNQDVAYSVLMAGPGISGMDISLAQARAILSASGLSEAGIDGAVSLNRAYIETLLDESATKEMIQGSFDLAWQELSPSVKEELKAMGGLQLTEQQFELLLSPWYRYFAFHKPQEWLRKVKSPVLAINGEKDFQVLADSNLTAIEQALKEGGNTRYAIVKFPGLNHLFQEADTGQMNEYARIEQTFSPVALNTISEWILKNVE